Proteins encoded within one genomic window of Glycine soja cultivar W05 chromosome 1, ASM419377v2, whole genome shotgun sequence:
- the LOC114413213 gene encoding glucose-1-phosphate adenylyltransferase large subunit 2, chloroplastic-like isoform X1, protein MLLHCMSMKIYLHISLFLFSLYAGTLVNVVIPRPPPDGELAAGVGKQVDTCVLGLPPYEAKRSPYILHLWGYVFKTDDLVRLLKWRYPTPNDFGSEIIPAAEGKQCPCGSRYFLFPNFLFNGLCIL, encoded by the exons ATGCTTCTTCATTGCATGTCtatgaaaatttatttgcatatttcactgtttttgttttcactttATGCAGGTACTTTGGTGAATGTGGTGATCCCACGACCACCGCCTGATGGTGAACTTGCCGCTGGAGTTGGAAAG CAAGTAGATACTTGTGTGCTCGGGTTGCCACCCTATGAAGCAAAAAGGTCACCATATATTTTGCATCTATGGGGTTATGTATTCAAGACAGATGATTTAGTCAGGCTTCTGAAATGGAGATATCCTACACCTAATGACTTTGGATCTGAAATCATTCCTGCAGCTGAGGGAAAACAATGTCCAT GTGGTTCAAGATATTTCCTGTTCCCAAATTTCTTGTTTAATGGTCTTTGTATTTTGTAG